The uncultured Bacteroides sp. DNA segment ATCAACAGCAGCTTTGTCAACAGCTCTCAATGCTTTCAAAAGAGGAGCTTTGTAATCTAAAGACTCTCCGGTGTAAGCGATGAAAATTGTCGGAATGCAAAGTGTGTCGTCGATAATAAAAGCTGGAGAAGATGGATCCCAAGCCGAATAACCTCTAGCTTCAAATGTATTACGAATACCACCATTGGGGAAGCTCGATGCATCTGGTTCTTGTTGAACAAGAAGCTTTCCTGAGAATTCTTCCATCATACCGCCTTTGCCATCATGCTCTACAAAAGCATCGTGTTTCTCGGCTGTTCCTTCTGTTAATGGGTGGAACCAGTGTGTGTAGTGTGTAACACCCATTTCGATTGCCCATTTTTTCATACCCGCTGCGATGTCATCAGCTATTGAACGATCCAATGGAGAACCGTTATCAATAGCATCGACTAATTTTTCATATACCTTGCTTGGAAGGTACTTGAACATCTTAGCGCGATTGAATACATACTTTGCGAAGTATTCCGCCGGGCGTTCTGCCGGGACGGGGACTTCCACTGCTTTCTTTTTGAAAGCTGTCTCTACTACTCTGAATCTTAGTTTTGACATAATAATACCTAATTTTGATTTGTTGTTAAATATGTTAGAGTAAAAATTGCTCTTGGTTTATTTTGTTCCCGGACAGGTGATCAAGCCCATCCGGGATATATTTAGTAATTAGTTATAAGCAGATTCGCCATGTTCATAGACATCGAGTCCTTCTTCTTCGATGCGAGCAGGAACGCGAAGCCCGTGAACGACATCAAGAATTTTAAATAGAATAAAGCCCATTCCGGCAGCCCAAGCACCGACAACGAGTGCGCCAAAAACTTGTGCGCCTAGCAGTGCGGCACCACCACCAAAAAACAAACCTCCGTTAGTGGCAAAAAGACCGGTCATTATAGTTCCTAAGCAGCCACAAACACCATGTACGGAAGAAGCCCCAACAGGATCATCAATTTTAAGGACTTTCTCGATAAATTCAACAGAATAAATCATCACTACTCCACAAATAGCACCAATGATAACTGAGCTTAGTGCAGATACGGCATCGCACCCGGCAGTGATTCCTACCAAGCCGGCTAAAATACCATTTAGGGTTAGAGAAAGTGATGGTTTTCCAAATTTCATCCAACTGACAGCTAATGCTAATACGCCACCAGCGCATGCTGCTAAGTTTGTTGTTAGGAATACGTGTGAGATAGCAAAACGGTCAGCTTCACCTGCAGCAGCTAGTTGTGATCCAGGGTTGAATCCGAACCATCCAAACCATAAAATAAATACTCCTAAAGCTGCCATGGTTAAACTATGTCCCGGTATTGCTCTTGATTTTCCTTCTTTACTATATTTTCCAATGCGTGGACCTAACATTGCTGCGCCAACTAAGGCTATCCATCCACCAACAGAGTGAACAACGGTTGATCCGGCAAAATCATGGAAAGTTGTTCCGAAAAGATTCATCATGAAACTCCCTTCAGAAGCATCCATCAACCAGCCTCCGCCCCATGTCCAGTGACCTGAAACGGGATAGATTACCGCACTAATAAAGATTGTGTATACAATGTACATAGAAAATTTTGTACGTTCAGCCATTGCTCCTGATACGATTGTTGCAGCTGTTGCGCAGAATACAGTTTGGAAAATAAGGAATCCTTCCGCAGGCAGACTACCTTTATAAAAAGATAGATCAAAGAAATGGGGCATTCCAACAAAGCTTCCTACACCAAACATTAGGCCGAATCCGATGGCCCAATAAAGAAGTGAGCCAATTAGAAAGTCAACGAAATTCTTCATTAAAATATTCGCTGTATTTTTAGAACGGGTAAAACCTGCTTCCACTAAAGCAAATCCCGGTTGCATAAAGAATACAAGTGCAGCAGCCACTAACATCCAAACGGTGTTTAATCCTAAAACAAGATCTCCGACAGTATCAGGAGCTTTTTCGGCAGGAGCAGCTACAGCTGCTTCGGTTACGGTTGATGCTACAGCTGCACTGTCTACGGCTGCAGAATCTTGTGCCAATGCACTGGTTGCGAAAAAGAATGCCATCATCAAGGCACCTGCTATCCACAGTTTCGCAATGCTATGTTTCTTATATCTATCCATGTTTATATTATCTTATTTTATTGATACCTATTATTGTTCTATTGAAAATTATTTTTCTTGTTCAGCATTATAGAGGGCAATGTCACCTCGTTCTCCTGTACGGATACGAATAGAATCTTCAATTGGTATAACGAAGATTCGTCCATCACCTATCTCGCCAGTCTGAGCTGATTGAAGAATAGCCTGCACAGTTTTTTCAGTATTCTTGTCGCGAACAACAATAGAAATAAGAGTTCTTTCAATGTAGCTAGTGTCATATACTACACCACGGTAGATACGGCCTTGTCTTGCTTTTCCCACGCCTCTTACATCATAGTAAGAGAACCATTCAATGTCCGCCTCGAGGAGTGCGTCTTTCACCTCTTCGAACTTAGTTTTACGGATAATCGCTTCAATTTTTTTCATATACTTTAAAATTAGTGTGTCACAAACTTGAAAAAAGAGGTATAAAGTGATGACAGCCATAGCAGGTTACCATACAACAAACCGATAAAATCAATAAACTCTAACTACCTCACTTTATACACTCTTTGTCTCTTTTTCTTTTTACTAATACTTTGTATTTTTGTTCACTTAAAAGCTTACGCCAAAGACTAAGTATGTTTTATCATATGCCGGAGCTACAATGGCTTGAACAAATACCGGCAGAGAAAAACTATCAGTCACTTTTAATTCTTTAGATGCTTTTATTGATATGTCTGTAATCGCAGCATCTTTGCCATTGCTATATAAACTTTCGTGAGGTGTGAAGCCTATAGAAGGGGTCACTGTAACATCTCCAACGCTAAATTCGTATGCAGCATTGATATAAGTTGAGTAGTTCTGTTTGTCCTCATCACTTGCTTTCTTGTCTGCTCCGGCAAACATAGTTGCCACAGATAAAGTCAGAGGACATTTTTCTCCAAAGCTATAGCTCAATGCTCCTTCAAAGTAATGTGAATCACTATAATATCCGTAATGTTTGCTTTCTCCCGCCCACCAATAATCGGTGATGGCTATACCAAAGCCTCCAATGCTGTAGCCTAATGTAAGATCAAATTCTTTCGGATCTAATTCTGATAGGCTGCTGCTTCCCCAAGCCGTAAGTGATAATCCTTTATAAGCAAATCCTAGAGAGGGCTGGATTGAAGCTCCTGATAGCTGATCCTGCCCTCTCCATACATACTTATTTACCACGTCGGCCCCTAAAGATACCTCTACCTTGTCTTGTGCCTTCATTGTTGATGGTGCAAGAACCGTTAGTAATGCTGCTGCTATTACCCCCCATTTTTTGTAAATCGTCGTTTTTTTCATCGTTTTTTTCTTTTAAGTTAGAAATATTGTGGATTTATAGTCCATAATTATATAGTAGCGCGCAAATACTATCGTTTTTTTAGAGGTCTGGAGGCAATTATGATACCCTCATTATTTTATCCAATTTCGCAATCGTCGCATGGCTTCAATACAATTTTCGCGTTCTCCAAATGCTGTAAGGCGGATATACCCTTCGCCACTAGGTCCAAACCCTACACCAGGTGTTCCCACTACGTTGGCTTCGTAAAGCATTTGGTCAAAGAATCGCCATGAACTTGCATCATTGGGTGTTTTTATCCAAAGATAAGGAGCATCAACCCCTCCATAAACTTTCAATCCTGTGGCCTCAAGTCCCTCTCTCATTATTTTGGCATTCGCCATATAGTAGTCTATGGTCTCCTTTGCTTGTGCTTTCCCCTCCGGGCTGTAAATTGCTTCGGCACCACGCTGTGTAATGTAAGATGTTCCATTAAACTTAGTACATTGACGTCTGTTCCATAAGCGATTCAGTGGAATTCGATCTCCTGCAAGAGTAGCTGCTGTTAGTTCTTTCGGCACAACCGTATATCCACAACGAACTCCTGTGAACCCTGCTGTTTTAGAAAAACTACGAAACTCAATAGCGCATTTTTTAGCTCCTTTTATCTCGTATATAGAATGTGGAATATCCGGATTTTGAATATATGCCTCGTATGCTGCATCAAACAAAATAAGTGTGTCGTTAGCCAATGCGTAATTCACCCATTTTTTTAATTCCTCTTTAGACAATGTCGTTCCTGTAGGATTGTTTGGATAACAAAGATAAAGAACGTCAATTCTCTTATCGGGGATTTGAGGTATAAAATCATTTTCGCTAGTGCAAGGTATATATACCACATTACTCCATTTCCCATTTTCTTCTAATGTTCCGGCACGCCCGCTCATCACATTGCTGTCAATATAGACAGGATATATTGGATCGGTTACTCCAACACTGTTATCATGGCGAAGGATATCGCCAATGTTGCCTGTATCGCTTTTTGCGCCATCACTAACGAATACCTCTGTTGGGCTAAGGTGAATGCCACGAGATGCATAATCGTTCTTTATAATAGCTTCTATTAGAAAATCATATCCTTGTTCTGGTCCGTATCCACGGAATGTATTTTTGCTGGCCAACTCCTCAACAGCTTTATGCATGGCCTCTATACAAGCTTTTGGTAATGGACGCGTTACGTCCCCAATTCCCATGCGTATGATATCTTGTTTCGGATGTGTGATTTTAAATGTGTTGACCTTTTTTGCAATGTCCGAGAATAAATAGCTTCCCGGAAGTTTTAAATAATGCTCATTAACTAATGCCATAATTGTTTTTGTTTTAAGTTTGTCCTATCTTGTAGGAATTGTTTTTGTTGGTTAAACTATTACTTGTCAGTCGTCTATTTCTATTTCTCCATCGAATACTTTGGTGGCTGGTCCTGTCATTAATACATGTCCGGATTGCTCTTCCCACTCAATTGTTAGTGCCCCACCATCCATGATTATATCCGTCTTTCGCCCAGCTTTATTATTGATGATTGCAGCTACAGCTGTAGCACAAGCACCGGTTCCACAGGCTTGAGTAATGCCCGATCCACGTTCCCAAACTCGCATTCGTATCTCTTTATCGTTTAAGATTTGAGCAAATTCTACATTGATGCGATCGGGAAAGATTGGAAGATTTTCTAATTTTGGCCCTATTTCAGATAGGTTAATACTATTAATATCTTCAACGAAGATTACCAGATGAGGATTCCCCATTGATATGGCTGTGGCAATAATCGTTTTTTGATCAACGTTGATAGGTTGAGATATCATTTCTTTTTTTCCTTCTCCTTCAAAGTCTACAAGTTCCAGAGCAGGTGTACCCATATCTACAGTAACAGCAGTTACCGTTTCATCCTTGATCTTAAGTTTTAATATTTTAATACCAGAAAGAGTTTCTAAAGATATTTCAGACTTTTCAGATAGGTCTGATTCATATATGTATTTTCCAATGCAACGGCTTGCATTGCCACACATCATCGCTTCCGAGCCATCAGCGTTAAAAATACGCATGCTGAAATCTGCTATATTTGATTTGCCTATTAAAACGAGCCCATCGCTACCGATTCCTATATGTGGTTTACTCCATTTTATTGATACTTGTTCAGGATTTAGGATGGGATATTTAGTCGTATCTACATATATGTAGTCATTGCCCGCTCCATGCATCTTAGTGAACTTTATCTTTCTTGTCATTTTGAACTTTATTGGTTGGTTGTTGTATCCTTTTGTTTTACTGTATTGCAAATATACGACGTTTTGATCGTATTTACTATAAGAAAGCTTTCTTATATCTATTTATTTTATATAATATTTCATTTTTTAAAAATATAGGCTATTAAAATATCATATTATTGATAATTATAGGCTATATTTTTAATATTGTTATTTTTATAGATGTTTTTGTATATTATTTCTTTAAATATAAATAAAAAAACAGTTTTTTGAGTAGATATAAGGAAGCTTAGTTATTTGCTTTTCAACGTTTTTTGCAATAATACAGGCTCATTTGTTGTGATGTAATCCACCTTATTGCTTATAAGCCACTCAAAGTCTTCGCTCTTGTTTACTGTCCAAACGTTTGTTTTTAGACCTAATTTGTGGCATTCTGCTATCCAATCCGGATTTTTTCTAAAAATGCTTAAATGATAATCTGCACCGGTAGCTCCAATTTCTTTTAGTTGTTGAGGAGAGAGATTTCCTTCCAGATAAAAAATAGGAGTGCCTGCCGGAGCTAGACGAATAAATTCTTTAATCGCATGTAGGGAAAAGCTGATATATTCTATTCTATTAGCGAGTCCCATACTTTTTACCATTTTGATGATTCTTTTCACGGCTTCGGTTTCGCGTTCTGGAGTGCTATGTGCTTTCAACTCCAAAATAAGGTGAGTCTTGAGTGTTTTTCCTCTTTTGAGATATTGCTCTAAAGTTGGTAGGTTTTCTCCGTTTTTGAGTTTTAACGTTACAAGTTCTGTAGAAGGAGTTTTTTCCATGCTTTTACCTTGATAGGAGGAGTCATGATTTACCACTAACTCATTATCTTCTGCAAGCCATACATCAAATTCACTACCATAGCAACCTACTGAGTCGGCCTTGATAAGAGAAGTAAGGCTGTTCTCTGCAGAACCATCTGTTTTCCAGAATCCACGATGGGCTATTGCTTGAGTCTGCGCCATTGCATTATGAGTTACAATGAATAACGATGCAATAAAAATAATTTTTTCAATCTTCATAGCTAATAATTTTATTTATTGTTATTAAGCAAAGATAGATAAAAAAAACACAGATGACACAGAATCTACAAATTCGTAATTAATTTGTAACCTCTGTGCCATCTGTGTTATAGATATGGTATATGCTTCTTCTTAATATGCTTCAGTATGCACACCCTTTACAGCTCGTCCTGATGGTTCATTGATGTCTTTAAATGAAGCATCCCATGCTAAGGCTTCAGCAGTAGAACATGCTACACTTGGAACGCTAGGCACTGAGCGTGCGGCACTTTGGCTCGGGAAGTGTTCTTCGAAAATACTTCTGTAATAATACTCTTCTTTACTTCGTGGAGTATTGATGGGAAATCGATCATCTGCTTGAGCCATCTGTTCATCGCTTACGGCACTAGAAGTAACTTCTTTTAAAGTATCAATCCAATTATAACCTACTCCGTCACTGAACTGCTCTTTTTGTCTCCAAGCTACACTAGCCGGAAGTACATCAGCAAATGCTTCGCGAACGATCTTTTTTTCGATTACTTTTCCAGGAGCCATTTTAGCTTCCGGATTAATTCTCATAGCCACATCCAGAAATTCTTTATCCAAGAATGGGACACGTCCTTCAACTCCCCAAGCAGCTAAACTTTTGTTTGCTCTGAGGCAATCGTAAAGATGTAATTTCTTTATTTTGCGTACGGTCTCTTCATGAAAAGACTTTGCATCAGGTGCCTTATGGAAATATAAATATCCTCCAAATATTTCATCAGCACCCTCCCCACTAAGTACCATTTTGATACCCATGGATTTAATAACGCGAGCTAAAAGATACATTGGGGTTGATGCACGCACAGTTGTTACATCATACGTTTCTATAAAATAAATAACGTCGCGAATAGCATCAAGACCTTCTTGGACAGTATAATTGATCTCATGATGAACTGTTCCAATGTAATCGGCAACTTCACGAGCTTTAGATAAATCAGGGGCATCTTTCAGTCCTATAGCAAAAGAGTGCAATTGTGGCCACCATGCTTCACTTGCTCCGTCGGTTTCAACTCGTTTTGCGGCATATTTTTTTGCAATAGCAGAGATAACACTGCTATCAAGTCCGCCACTCAACAAGACTCCGTAGGGTACATCACTCATTAACTGTCTCTGAACAGCATCTTCTAATGCATCGTGAACATCGCTAACTTTAGCATCGTTGTTTTTAACAGCATCGAACTCTGCCCAGTCTCGCTTATACCAAGGTTTCATCACACCTTCTTCGCTCCAATAATAATGTCCCGGCAAGAAAGGTTCATATTCTTCGCAAAAGCCTTCAAGAGCTTTTAATTCGCTGGCGCAATAAACTTTTCCATCTGAGTCTTTACCTATATATAACGGTATTACTCCGATAGGATCGCGGGCAATAAGAAATGCATCTTTGTCTTCATCATACAGTGCAAATGCAAAAATGCCACTTAAATCTTCAAGGAAGTCAATCCCTTTATCTTTGTAAAGAGCTAATATAACTTCGCAGTCTGATCCTGTTTGAAAATCATATTTTCCTGCATATTTTGCACGAATATCACGATGATTGTAGATTTCACCATTCACAGCAAGAATTAGCTTTTTATCTGGCGAATATAATGGTTGTCCACCACTTTGAGGATCAACTATTGATAAACGCTCGTGAGTAAGTATTGCTGTAGGGCCTACATAAATTCCACTCCAATCGGGACCGCGATGACGTATTTTTTGTGCCATTTTAAGAGCCTTCTGTCTTAGCTCTTTATTCTGTTCTTTTATATTAAATATTCCTGCTATTCCACACATAGTTTTCTTGTTTGGGGGTTATTGATTTAATTAGTTTTTTGCGTAATCTTATTTCTTAAAAAATGCATCAACTTTGCTAACCATAATCTTAGCATCAGCCATAGCTCTTACTACGAGGCTAGGCCCGCTTACAAAATCTCCGGCTAAGAAAACATTTTTGGGAAATTGAGGAATTTCCGGTTTCAGAAATCCCATAGCTAGTAATACCAAATCAGCTTCAATAATTTCAGTTTTTCCAGTTGGCTTCATTGTAGAACGTCCTCCATTCGTAGATGGTATCCATTCTACTTCTTCTACTTCAACACCTGATACTTTTCCATTTTTTCCAATGAATTGGTTGGAAGTAAGACTCCAACGGCGAGTACATCCTTCTTCATGACTAGTACTGGTTTTTAGTACTAAAGGCCATTGTGGCCAAGGTGTAGCATCGTTGTGTCCAACCGGCGGTTGTGGCATGATTTCAATCTGAGTAACACTCTCAGCTCCTTGACGAACGCTTGTACCAATGCAATCAGAGCCTGTATCTCCACCACCAATCACCAACACTTTTTTACCTTTGGCATTGATTAGCTTATCCTTTGGGAAAGTTGCACCTTCCAAAATACGGTTTTGCTGGCTCAAGATTTCAAGTGCAAAGTGAATGCCTTTTAATTCACGTCCCGGAATAGTTAAGTCTCTTGGTGTTTCTGCTCCAATGCAAAAACAATATCCATCAAATCCTACCGGTAGCTTTTGGAGGTCTATTTCAATACCCATCTCAAATAGTATACCTTCTTCCTCCAAGATTCTCATACGGCGATCAATAATATTCTTATTCAATTTGAAGTTCGGAATGCCATAGCGCAACAAACCTCCCGGAGCTTCTGCTTTATCAAATAAAGTCACTAGATACCCTTTGTGATTCAATCTGTTTGCAGCAGTCAGGCCAGCAGGGCCAGCACCAATAACCGCAATCTTCTTGCCGTTTCTCTTAGGGACTATTGCCTTTATATATCCTTCACGAAAAGCAGCTTCTACAATAGAAGCTTCATTTTCGCGAATAGTAACGGGTTCATCAGAAGATAACTTGAGCACACAACTTTTTTCACAAGGTGCCGGACATATCCGCCCTGTAAATTCAGGGAAATCACATGTTGAAGAAAGTATGTCATAAGCCTCTTTCCAATTTCCTCTATATAGTGCATCTTGCCATTCTGGTTGCTTGTTAGCAACCGGACAAGCCCAATGACAGAATGGTATGCCGCAGTCCATACAACGTGAAGCTTGTAGCCTGCGATCATTTGTATTCAAAGTTTGTTCAACTTCGCCAAAATCCGTTATTCTTTCGTGGATAGGCCGATAACCAGCCTCTTGTCTCTGTATTTTTAGAAAAGCTTTAGGATCTCCCATAATATATTTCCTTTCAAAATTCTTTTGTACTGTGGCTTGTTTTAATAATCTCTCTGCATATCAGCTATTTTTTGCTGTAATTTACGCATTTGTTCTTCTTGTAGAACTTTTTTGTATTCTATTGGTACTATCTGAATAAACTCATCAACATAATGTCCCCAATCGTCAAGCATTGTACGTGCCAGTTTTGAACCGGTATATAAATAATGTTGGCGTATCAGTTCATGTAGCTCTTTTCTATAGCTAGCTTCCTCAATGAGAGAAAGCTCTACCATTTCCATATTACAGAAGAAATCGAAATTTCCTTCTTTATTCCATACATAAGCGACACCGCCACTCATACCTGCAGCAAAGTTCTTTCCTGTTTCTCCCAGAACTACTACACGACCTCCTGTCATATATTCGCAGCAGTGGTCACCAACACCTTCAACGACGGCTATTGCGCCTGAGTTACGAACAGCGAAACGTTCACCAACTCGTCCATTTATATACACTTCACCCGAAGTTGCACCATAGAGCAGGGTATTACCTGCAATTGTATTATGTTCAGCCTCAAAATTGCTTCTAACTGGAGGCAAGAGAGCAATGCGTCCGCCACTTAATCCTTTTCCCAAATAGTCATTGGCCTCACCTTCAAGTTTAAAGTTCACTCCTGATACAAGGAATGCTCCGAAGCTCTGTCCGGCAGAGCCTTTGAATTTTATACTTAAAGTATGTTCTGGCAGTCCTTTCTCTCCATGCTTGATTGCAATGGCTCCAGACAACATAGCCCCAACAGCACGATCGGTATTGGCTATGGTGTATTCTAACGACATTTCCTTGGCATCTTCTATTGCGGCACTAGCTGCATGGATGATTTCTACATCTTTCACCTTTGAGATAGCATGATCTTGATTCGTCATGTGGCGAAGTGAAGCCTTGTTATCTATGCGTACCAATAATTTAGAAAAGTCAAGCAAGGAATGTTTTTCAATATCATCTTCAGCTTTACGTTCTATCAGATCAGTACGTCCGATAATATCATCCAATTTTTCAAAACCCATTTCTGCAAGATGTTCGCGAACGTCTTCTGCCAAATAATTGAAGAAATTCACCAAATATTCACTTCGTCCGCGAAAACGTTTTCTGAGTTCCTCATTTTGAGTAGCGACACCAACAGGACAGGTATTCATGTGACATTTGCGCATCATGACACAACCTAGCACAATGAGCGCAGAGGTTGCAAATCCAAACTCTTCAGCTCCTAACATAGCCATTATTACAATGTCACGGCCTGTCTTTAGCTGGCCGTCTGTTTGCAATTTAATCTGTCCGCGCAGCCCGTTTAATACCAATGTTTGTTGAGTTTCACTTAATCCTAACTCTGGAGAGATTCCGGCATAGCGAATTGAAGAAGCAGGTGATGCACCCGTTCCTCCTTCAGCACCAGAGATAACGATCAAGTCAGCTTTTGCTTTTGCTACTCCGGCAGCAATAGTACCCACACCTGTTTCTGCCACTAGTTTTACACTTACTACAGCTTTTGGGTTAACGTTTTTAAGATCAAAAATAAGTTGAGCCAAATCTTCAATCGAATAAATATCGTGATGTGGGGGAGGCGAAATCAAAGAGATTCCGGGAATGCTATGTCTTGTTTTAGCAATGACTTGATCGACTTTGTATCCAGGTAGTTGTCCTCCTTCTCCCGGTTTTGCTCCCTGTGCTATCTTTATCTGAATTTCATCTGCGTTAACAAGGTACTCCGTAGTAACCCCAAAACGTCCTGATGCGACTTGTTTGATAGCACTGCGTAGGCTTGACCCATCTTCACGTGGAATGAAACGCGCAGCATCTTCTCCACCTTCACCAGTATTGCTTCGGCCATGTATCTTATTCATTGCAATAGCCATGGCTTCGTGAGCTTCTCTACTAATAGAACCGTATGACATGGCTCCTGTAACGAAGCGCTTCATAA contains these protein-coding regions:
- a CDS encoding ammonium transporter, translating into MDRYKKHSIAKLWIAGALMMAFFFATSALAQDSAAVDSAAVASTVTEAAVAAPAEKAPDTVGDLVLGLNTVWMLVAAALVFFMQPGFALVEAGFTRSKNTANILMKNFVDFLIGSLLYWAIGFGLMFGVGSFVGMPHFFDLSFYKGSLPAEGFLIFQTVFCATAATIVSGAMAERTKFSMYIVYTIFISAVIYPVSGHWTWGGGWLMDASEGSFMMNLFGTTFHDFAGSTVVHSVGGWIALVGAAMLGPRIGKYSKEGKSRAIPGHSLTMAALGVFILWFGWFGFNPGSQLAAAGEADRFAISHVFLTTNLAACAGGVLALAVSWMKFGKPSLSLTLNGILAGLVGITAGCDAVSALSSVIIGAICGVVMIYSVEFIEKVLKIDDPVGASSVHGVCGCLGTIMTGLFATNGGLFFGGGAALLGAQVFGALVVGAWAAGMGFILFKILDVVHGLRVPARIEEEGLDVYEHGESAYN
- a CDS encoding P-II family nitrogen regulator — its product is MKKIEAIIRKTKFEEVKDALLEADIEWFSYYDVRGVGKARQGRIYRGVVYDTSYIERTLISIVVRDKNTEKTVQAILQSAQTGEIGDGRIFVIPIEDSIRIRTGERGDIALYNAEQEK
- a CDS encoding LL-diaminopimelate aminotransferase: MALVNEHYLKLPGSYLFSDIAKKVNTFKITHPKQDIIRMGIGDVTRPLPKACIEAMHKAVEELASKNTFRGYGPEQGYDFLIEAIIKNDYASRGIHLSPTEVFVSDGAKSDTGNIGDILRHDNSVGVTDPIYPVYIDSNVMSGRAGTLEENGKWSNVVYIPCTSENDFIPQIPDKRIDVLYLCYPNNPTGTTLSKEELKKWVNYALANDTLILFDAAYEAYIQNPDIPHSIYEIKGAKKCAIEFRSFSKTAGFTGVRCGYTVVPKELTAATLAGDRIPLNRLWNRRQCTKFNGTSYITQRGAEAIYSPEGKAQAKETIDYYMANAKIMREGLEATGLKVYGGVDAPYLWIKTPNDASSWRFFDQMLYEANVVGTPGVGFGPSGEGYIRLTAFGERENCIEAMRRLRNWIK
- the dapF gene encoding diaminopimelate epimerase; translated protein: MTRKIKFTKMHGAGNDYIYVDTTKYPILNPEQVSIKWSKPHIGIGSDGLVLIGKSNIADFSMRIFNADGSEAMMCGNASRCIGKYIYESDLSEKSEISLETLSGIKILKLKIKDETVTAVTVDMGTPALELVDFEGEGKKEMISQPINVDQKTIIATAISMGNPHLVIFVEDINSINLSEIGPKLENLPIFPDRINVEFAQILNDKEIRMRVWERGSGITQACGTGACATAVAAIINNKAGRKTDIIMDGGALTIEWEEQSGHVLMTGPATKVFDGEIEIDD
- a CDS encoding glycerophosphodiester phosphodiesterase family protein — encoded protein: MKIEKIIFIASLFIVTHNAMAQTQAIAHRGFWKTDGSAENSLTSLIKADSVGCYGSEFDVWLAEDNELVVNHDSSYQGKSMEKTPSTELVTLKLKNGENLPTLEQYLKRGKTLKTHLILELKAHSTPERETEAVKRIIKMVKSMGLANRIEYISFSLHAIKEFIRLAPAGTPIFYLEGNLSPQQLKEIGATGADYHLSIFRKNPDWIAECHKLGLKTNVWTVNKSEDFEWLISNKVDYITTNEPVLLQKTLKSK
- the asnB gene encoding asparagine synthase B, with the protein product MCGIAGIFNIKEQNKELRQKALKMAQKIRHRGPDWSGIYVGPTAILTHERLSIVDPQSGGQPLYSPDKKLILAVNGEIYNHRDIRAKYAGKYDFQTGSDCEVILALYKDKGIDFLEDLSGIFAFALYDEDKDAFLIARDPIGVIPLYIGKDSDGKVYCASELKALEGFCEEYEPFLPGHYYWSEEGVMKPWYKRDWAEFDAVKNNDAKVSDVHDALEDAVQRQLMSDVPYGVLLSGGLDSSVISAIAKKYAAKRVETDGASEAWWPQLHSFAIGLKDAPDLSKAREVADYIGTVHHEINYTVQEGLDAIRDVIYFIETYDVTTVRASTPMYLLARVIKSMGIKMVLSGEGADEIFGGYLYFHKAPDAKSFHEETVRKIKKLHLYDCLRANKSLAAWGVEGRVPFLDKEFLDVAMRINPEAKMAPGKVIEKKIVREAFADVLPASVAWRQKEQFSDGVGYNWIDTLKEVTSSAVSDEQMAQADDRFPINTPRSKEEYYYRSIFEEHFPSQSAARSVPSVPSVACSTAEALAWDASFKDINEPSGRAVKGVHTEAY
- a CDS encoding glutamate synthase subunit beta, whose amino-acid sequence is MGDPKAFLKIQRQEAGYRPIHERITDFGEVEQTLNTNDRRLQASRCMDCGIPFCHWACPVANKQPEWQDALYRGNWKEAYDILSSTCDFPEFTGRICPAPCEKSCVLKLSSDEPVTIRENEASIVEAAFREGYIKAIVPKRNGKKIAVIGAGPAGLTAANRLNHKGYLVTLFDKAEAPGGLLRYGIPNFKLNKNIIDRRMRILEEEGILFEMGIEIDLQKLPVGFDGYCFCIGAETPRDLTIPGRELKGIHFALEILSQQNRILEGATFPKDKLINAKGKKVLVIGGGDTGSDCIGTSVRQGAESVTQIEIMPQPPVGHNDATPWPQWPLVLKTSTSHEEGCTRRWSLTSNQFIGKNGKVSGVEVEEVEWIPSTNGGRSTMKPTGKTEIIEADLVLLAMGFLKPEIPQFPKNVFLAGDFVSGPSLVVRAMADAKIMVSKVDAFFKK